One Fusarium poae strain DAOMC 252244 chromosome 4, whole genome shotgun sequence DNA window includes the following coding sequences:
- a CDS encoding hypothetical protein (BUSCO:9541at5125) encodes MAEKEATIFILDLGSTMAQTHSGRSQSDLDWTLQYVWDKITDIVAANRKTLCVGVLGLRTDETDNKLQDDEGYENISVLQEMGPMTMESLRDLQSVVKPSNTETGDAVSAIVVAVDMMDTFTKKLKWNRKIFLITDGQGPMDGDDLSDISKKINDSNIQLTILGVDFDDPEYGFKEEDKTATKEDNEKALKALADDCKDGVFANIAEAIDELDTPRIKGVKPYKTYDGALTLGDPETFPAAMSINVERYFKTHLARPLTASTVVLKSEGADAEATQYTQDDEMEGLEFSAVKQARSYKINDPDAPGGKRDVEFDDLAKGYEYGRTAVHISESEHNITKINTQKSFSIIGFIPCAKYEPFLNLGETCVTIARKFDAKSALALSSLVWALSELESYAIARIVTKDAKDPLLVLLAPGVEPDMECLYDVPLPFAEDIRSYQFPPLDRVITVTGQTVTKHRLLPTDELNDAMSDYVDAMDLSTYGVDDDGDVSEYVPIDDTFNPTIHRVNHAVKSRAVYPEKPVPETPSILLRFAQPPQDLIKKVQSKADALIQAADVKKVPPKVKGKRGRETVKPISGLDVDSLLGEEEKKEISPDNAVPEFKQALAVTQEVSEIEDATQQMGTIISTFVTESFGDNKYQRALECLGVMREELISIEEPGLYNTFMKGMKRKLLSGDMGGDRRDFWFKVRWGRLGLIDNKQSDVSDVTPEEADEFYRTK; translated from the exons ATGGCGGAAAAAGAGGCAACCATCTTTATCCTCGATCTGGGCTCGACTATGGCCCAGACTCATAGTGGGAGATCACAGTCTGATTTGGACTGGACCTTGCAATATGTATGGGACAAGATCACAGATATCGTCGCGGCGAACCGCAAAACACTATGCGTTGGCGTCTTGGGCCTAAGAACAGACGAGACCGACAACAAGTTGCAAGACGACGAAGGCTATGAGAACATTTCAGTCCTACAAGAGATGGGACCAATGACCATGGAATCATTAAGAGATCTCCAATCTGTGGTGAAGCCAAGCAACACGGAAACTGGTGATGCTGTTTCCGCCATTGTTGTTGCAGTTGACATGATGGACACCTTTACGAAAAAGCTCAAATGGAACCGAAAGATCTTCTTGATCACTGATGGTCAAGGACCAATGGATGGAGATGATCTGAGCGACATTTCCAAGAAAATCAACGATTCGAATATTCAACTCACCATCCT TGGCGTAGATTTTGATGATCCGGAATATGGCTTCAAGGAAGAAGATAAGACGGCCACCAAG GAAGATAATGAGAAAGCCCTCAAAGCACTCGCTGACGACTGCAAAGACGGTGTTTTCGCAAACATCGCCGAAGCCATTGATGAGCTTGACACCCCTCGAATCAAAGGAGTCAAGCCATACAAGACTTACGACGGCGCCCTCACTCTCGGAGATCCTGAGACGTTTCCTGCTGCGATGAGTATCAATGTCGAGAGGTACTTCAAGACACATTTGGCACGCCCCTTAACAGCAAGCACAGTAGTTCTCAAGTCCGAAGGTGCAGATGCTGAAGCTACTCAGTACACTCAAGACGATGAGATGGAGGGTCTTGAGTTTTCTGCAGTCAAGCAAGCCCGTTCATACAAGATCAATGATCCAGATGCTCCAGGAGGAAAGCGAGATGTCGAGTTTGATGACCTTGCCAAGGGCTACGAATATGGCCGGACAGCAGTACACATCAGCGAGTCGgaacacaacatcaccaagATTAACACGCAGAAGAGCTTCTCAATCATTGGATTCATTCCATGCGCAAAG TACGAACCATTTCTCAACCTTGGTGAGACTTGCGTGACGATAGCACGCAAGTTTGATGCCAAATCCGCCCTCGCgctttcgtctcttgtaTGGGCTCTCTCTGAGCTCGAGTCTTACGCGATTGCCCGGATTGTGACAAAAGATGCCAAAGATCCGTTGTTAGTGCTATTAGCTCCTGGTGTAGAGCCGGATATGGAGTGTCTCTACGATGTCCCACTTCCATTTGCAGAGGATATCCGAAGCTACCAGTTCCCTCCTTTGGATAGAGTGATTACGGTTACTGGGCAGACAGTTACCAAGCACCGACTGTTGCCTACGGATGAGCTCAATGATGCCATGAGCGATTACGTTGACGCCATGGATTTGTCGACATATGGTGTGGATGATGACGG TGATGTGTCCGAATATGTGCCTATTGATGACACCTTCAACCCGACAATCCACCGAGTGAACCATGCAGTGAAATCACGAGCAGTGTATCCTGAGAAGCCAGTTCCAGAAACTCCGTCCATATTGCTCAGATTCGCACAGCCACCGCAAGATCTGATCAAGAAGGTCCAGAGTAAAGCGGATGCTCTCATTCAAGCGGCAGATGTCAAGAAAG TACCACCAAAGGTCAAGGGTAAACGTGGCAGAGAAACCGTCAAGCCAATCTCAGGCCTTGATGTTGACTCTCTTCTGGgtgaagaggagaagaaggagatcaGCCCTGACAACGCAGTGCCAGAATTCAAGCAGGCACTTGCAGTAACTCAAGAGGTCTCGGAGATTGAAGATGCAACTCAGCAAATGGGCACGATTATATCAACATTTGTTACAGAAAGCTTTGGTGACAACAAATACCAACGCGCTCTGGAATGCCTGGGCGTGATGAGGGAGGAACTCATCAGTATTGAAGAACCAGGACTCTACAACACCTTTATGAAagggatgaagaggaagctgCTCTCTGGAGATATGGGAGGCGACCGACGAGACTTCTGGTTCAAGGTGCGATGGGGTCGTCTTGGTCTGATTGACAACAAGCAATCGGATGTGTCTGATGTCACCCCAGAAGAGGCTGATGAG TTCTACAGAACAAAATGA